From one Cupriavidus sp. P-10 genomic stretch:
- a CDS encoding helix-turn-helix domain-containing protein — MTQAPLQAPQAEGPPAVGLALQALRQQQRLSLDELSRRAGVSKSMLSQIERNLANPTVAVLWRLANALGVSLTDFLAGGAAERPGGGITVVQPHAIPSLKSPDTRCDLRILGPIDLAGRFEWYELTIQAGGVLASEPHEAGTQEHLTVLGGSMTVRAGADEKKLRHGETARYAADVAHAISNGGKTTATALLVVVHPG; from the coding sequence ATGACGCAAGCCCCGCTCCAGGCCCCGCAGGCCGAGGGTCCGCCGGCCGTCGGCCTGGCGCTGCAGGCCTTGCGCCAGCAGCAGCGCCTGTCGCTCGACGAGCTGTCGCGCCGCGCCGGCGTATCCAAGTCGATGCTGTCGCAGATCGAACGCAACCTGGCCAACCCCACCGTAGCGGTGCTGTGGCGCCTGGCCAATGCGCTCGGCGTGAGCCTGACCGATTTCCTCGCCGGCGGCGCCGCGGAGCGCCCCGGGGGCGGCATCACCGTGGTCCAGCCGCACGCGATCCCGTCGCTGAAAAGCCCCGATACCCGCTGCGACCTGCGCATCCTGGGCCCGATCGATCTGGCCGGGCGCTTCGAGTGGTATGAGCTGACCATCCAGGCCGGCGGCGTGCTGGCCTCCGAGCCGCACGAGGCCGGCACGCAGGAACACCTGACGGTATTGGGCGGGTCGATGACGGTGCGCGCCGGCGCCGACGAGAAGAAGTTGCGGCACGGCGAGACCGCGCGCTATGCGGCTGATGTCGCACATGCGATCTCCAATGGCGGCAAGACCACTGCCACCGCACTACTGGTTGTAGTGCATCCGGGGTAA
- the kbl gene encoding glycine C-acetyltransferase: MSNAEAFYASIRTELDTIREAGLFKQERVIATPQGARVRTTDGREVINLCANNYLGLSSHPQVIEAAHEALRTHGFGLSSVRFICGTQDLHKTLEARLSAFLGTEDTILYGSAFDANGGLFETLLGAEDAVISDALNHASIIDGIRLSKARRYRYQHNDLDDLRVQLAQARADGARFMLVFSDGVFSMDGTIARLDEMRAICDEYGALLGIDECHATGFLGARGRGTHELRGVFGKIDIITGTLGKALGGASGGFTSARKEVVALLRQRSRPYLFSNTVAPAIVGASVAVLDILEASTELRDRLERNTRFFRAGLDKLGFDVKAGEHPIIPIMVYDADKAQQLAQRLLELGVYVVGFFYPVVPKGQARIRVQMSALHDEAALQAALDAFGQAGRELGLI; encoded by the coding sequence ATGTCGAATGCCGAGGCATTCTACGCATCCATCCGCACCGAACTCGACACGATCCGCGAGGCCGGGCTGTTCAAGCAGGAGCGCGTGATCGCCACGCCGCAGGGCGCGCGGGTGCGCACCACCGATGGCCGCGAGGTGATCAATTTGTGCGCAAACAACTACCTTGGACTGTCGTCGCACCCGCAGGTGATCGAGGCCGCGCACGAGGCGCTGCGCACGCATGGCTTCGGCCTGAGCTCCGTGCGCTTTATCTGCGGTACGCAGGACCTGCACAAGACGCTGGAAGCGCGGCTGTCGGCGTTCCTGGGCACCGAAGACACCATCCTCTACGGCTCCGCGTTCGATGCCAACGGCGGGCTGTTCGAGACGCTGCTGGGCGCCGAGGACGCGGTCATCAGCGATGCGCTCAACCATGCGTCGATCATCGACGGCATCCGCCTGAGCAAGGCGCGCCGCTACCGCTACCAGCACAACGATCTCGACGATCTGCGCGTGCAGCTGGCGCAGGCGCGCGCGGACGGCGCGCGTTTCATGCTGGTGTTTTCCGACGGCGTGTTCTCGATGGACGGCACCATCGCGCGGCTGGACGAGATGCGCGCGATTTGCGACGAGTACGGCGCGCTGCTGGGCATCGACGAATGCCATGCGACGGGCTTCCTCGGAGCGCGCGGGCGCGGCACGCATGAGCTGCGCGGTGTGTTCGGCAAGATCGACATCATCACCGGCACGCTGGGCAAGGCGCTGGGCGGCGCTTCCGGCGGCTTTACCAGCGCGCGCAAGGAAGTGGTGGCGCTGCTGCGCCAGCGCTCGCGCCCGTACCTGTTCTCCAATACGGTGGCGCCGGCGATCGTCGGGGCATCGGTCGCGGTGCTCGATATCCTCGAAGCCAGCACCGAGTTGCGCGACCGGCTGGAACGCAACACGAGGTTTTTCCGCGCGGGCCTGGACAAGCTGGGCTTCGACGTCAAGGCCGGCGAACACCCCATCATCCCGATCATGGTCTACGACGCCGACAAGGCGCAGCAGCTCGCGCAGCGGCTGCTGGAACTGGGGGTGTACGTGGTGGGCTTCTTCTACCCGGTGGTGCCCAAGGGGCAGGCCCGCATCCGCGTGCAGATGAGCGCGCTGCATGACGAGGCCGCGCTGCAGGCGGCGCTGGATGCGTTCGGCCAGGCCGGCCGCGAACTGGGGCTGATCTGA
- a CDS encoding L-threonine 3-dehydrogenase, translating to MADGTPRILIVGANGQIGSELALALAERYGRTNVITSDVVPTGRHVHITHEMLNATDRGDLATVVERHGITQVYLLAAALSATGEKAPQWAWNLNMTSLLNVLELARQTGLERVFWPSSIAAFGPTTPSVDTPQKTVMEPTTVYGISKQAGEGWCRWYHANHGVDVRSVRYPGLISHKTPPGGGTTDYAVDIFHAAVKGEPYTCFLKEDEALPMMYMPDALRATIELMEAPAERLGERGSYNIAGTTFTPAQIAAAIREHVPGFEIRYEPDYRQAIAQGWPDSIDDSVARADWGWKAQYGLKEMVADMLANLRATLAA from the coding sequence ATGGCCGACGGCACTCCCAGAATCCTGATCGTCGGCGCCAACGGCCAGATCGGCTCGGAACTGGCACTGGCGCTGGCCGAACGCTACGGCCGCACCAACGTCATCACCTCCGATGTGGTGCCGACCGGCCGCCACGTGCACATCACGCACGAGATGCTCAACGCCACCGACCGCGGCGATCTGGCCACCGTGGTCGAGCGCCATGGGATCACGCAGGTCTACCTGCTGGCGGCGGCGCTGTCTGCCACTGGCGAGAAAGCGCCGCAGTGGGCCTGGAACCTGAACATGACCAGCCTGCTCAACGTGCTGGAGCTGGCGCGGCAGACCGGGCTGGAGCGCGTGTTCTGGCCCAGCTCGATCGCGGCGTTCGGCCCGACCACGCCGTCGGTGGATACGCCGCAGAAGACCGTGATGGAGCCGACCACCGTCTATGGCATTTCCAAGCAGGCGGGCGAGGGCTGGTGCCGCTGGTACCACGCCAACCATGGCGTCGACGTGCGCAGCGTGCGCTATCCGGGGCTGATCTCGCACAAGACGCCGCCGGGCGGCGGCACCACGGACTATGCGGTCGACATCTTCCATGCAGCCGTGAAGGGCGAGCCTTACACCTGCTTCCTGAAGGAAGACGAGGCCCTGCCGATGATGTACATGCCCGACGCGCTGCGCGCCACCATCGAGCTGATGGAGGCGCCGGCCGAACGGCTGGGCGAGCGCGGCAGCTACAACATCGCCGGCACCACCTTCACGCCCGCGCAGATCGCCGCGGCGATCCGCGAGCACGTGCCCGGCTTCGAGATCCGCTACGAGCCCGACTACCGCCAGGCGATCGCGCAAGGCTGGCCGGATTCGATCGACGATTCGGTGGCGCGCGCGGACTGGGGCTGGAAGGCGCAGTACGGACTGAAGGAAATGGTCGCGGACATGCTGGCCAACCTGAGGGCGACACTGGCCGCCTGA
- the ccmI gene encoding c-type cytochrome biogenesis protein CcmI, with amino-acid sequence MTTFWLLAAATITTAMAGLLWPLLRRHAPADPAMPERTLLVDLYRDQLRELDADLRVGTLSAARHAEARDELGRRLLDETADTATGTRRAGTSPLLAATLLAALPSAAILLYLHLGNPVALWRADDMPQATGSQHQLSGAQVEGMVNQLAQRLREAPADPEGWAMLARSYAVLERYADAAAAYARAVELAPDVASLRSDYADVLASLSNGSLQGLPMAEISRALALDPDDPKALALAASAAVERGDTAAAIGYWEHLYRLLPPDSQTAARVAANLAAARGTSIAQPARITGMVTLSEKAGRTPQPGDTLFVYALPVDGSRLPLAVLRRQARDLPLTFTLDDAMAMRPDRKLSGHTQVVVEARLSASGNAMPQSGDLVGRSGPLAVGSEGVRIAIDAAVP; translated from the coding sequence ATGACGACCTTCTGGCTGCTCGCCGCCGCAACGATCACCACCGCCATGGCCGGGCTGCTGTGGCCGCTGCTGCGCCGCCACGCCCCCGCCGATCCCGCCATGCCGGAGCGCACGCTGCTGGTCGACCTGTACCGCGACCAGCTGCGCGAACTCGACGCCGACCTGCGTGTCGGTACGCTGAGCGCGGCCCGGCACGCGGAAGCCCGCGACGAACTCGGCCGCCGGCTGCTGGACGAGACCGCCGACACCGCCACCGGCACGCGCCGGGCCGGCACCTCGCCGCTGCTCGCCGCCACGCTGCTGGCGGCGTTGCCCAGCGCCGCCATCCTGCTCTACCTGCACCTGGGCAACCCGGTCGCGCTCTGGCGCGCCGACGACATGCCGCAAGCGACCGGCAGCCAGCACCAGCTCAGCGGCGCGCAGGTCGAAGGCATGGTCAACCAGCTGGCCCAGCGGCTGCGCGAAGCCCCGGCCGATCCCGAAGGCTGGGCCATGCTGGCGCGATCCTACGCTGTGCTGGAGCGGTATGCCGACGCCGCCGCGGCCTACGCCCGCGCCGTGGAGCTGGCGCCCGACGTGGCCTCGCTGCGCTCCGATTACGCCGATGTGCTGGCCAGTCTCAGCAATGGCTCACTGCAAGGTCTGCCAATGGCGGAGATCAGCCGGGCACTGGCGCTGGATCCGGATGACCCCAAGGCGCTGGCACTGGCGGCCAGCGCGGCGGTGGAACGTGGCGACACGGCAGCGGCGATCGGCTATTGGGAACACCTGTACCGGCTGCTGCCGCCGGACTCGCAGACCGCGGCACGCGTTGCCGCCAACCTTGCCGCGGCGCGCGGCACGTCCATCGCGCAGCCGGCGAGGATTACCGGCATGGTCACGCTCAGTGAAAAGGCGGGGCGCACGCCGCAGCCGGGCGACACCCTCTTCGTCTACGCCCTTCCTGTCGATGGCTCGCGCCTGCCGCTGGCGGTGCTGCGCCGGCAGGCGCGCGACCTGCCGCTGACGTTCACGCTGGACGACGCAATGGCGATGCGGCCCGACCGCAAGCTGTCGGGACACACGCAGGTAGTGGTGGAAGCGCGCCTTTCCGCGAGCGGCAATGCCATGCCGCAGTCGGGCGACCTGGTCGGGCGCAGCGGCCCGCTCGCGGTCGGCAGCGAAGGCGTGCGGATCGCGATCGACGCTGCCGTGCCGTAG
- a CDS encoding cytochrome c-type biogenesis protein encodes MRRLRTALALWLCCLSLQATAAPTEAELDARVHALSNELRCLVCQNQTLADSNADLAVDLRRQIREQLRGGASDQAVKDYLAQRYGDFVLYKPPLRPLTWLLWFGPLLLVAGVAWAIVRARARHGGTDTPLDGGARRDLESLLNDAADPAAPRQP; translated from the coding sequence ATGCGTAGGCTACGGACAGCGCTAGCACTGTGGCTATGCTGCCTGTCGCTGCAGGCGACCGCAGCGCCGACCGAGGCAGAGCTCGATGCGCGCGTGCATGCGCTCTCCAACGAACTGCGCTGCCTGGTGTGCCAGAACCAGACGCTGGCCGATTCCAATGCCGACCTGGCCGTCGACCTGCGCCGCCAGATCCGCGAGCAACTGCGCGGCGGCGCCAGCGACCAGGCGGTCAAGGATTACCTGGCGCAACGCTATGGCGACTTCGTGCTGTACAAGCCGCCGCTGCGGCCGCTGACGTGGCTGTTGTGGTTTGGCCCGCTGCTTCTGGTTGCCGGTGTTGCCTGGGCGATCGTGCGCGCCCGCGCGAGGCATGGCGGCACGGACACTCCACTTGACGGCGGCGCACGGCGCGACCTGGAAAGCCTGCTCAACGACGCCGCCGATCCTGCCGCCCCCCGACAACCATGA
- a CDS encoding DsbE family thiol:disulfide interchange protein, producing MTRFLLPLAAFLALAVALAAGLRHDPRELPSPLVGKAAPAFTLPLLEPEGRTLASADMRGKVWLLNVWASWCAACRTEHPVLVDFAARAPVPLYGLNYKDEAGAARDWLQRLGNPYTASLVDADGRVGIDYGVYGVPETFVIDQQGVVRYRQVGPVTREVLEQKLIPLIERLQRQRSGHA from the coding sequence ATGACGCGCTTCCTGCTGCCGCTCGCCGCCTTCCTCGCGCTGGCCGTCGCGCTGGCCGCGGGCCTGCGCCACGATCCGCGCGAGCTGCCCTCGCCGCTGGTCGGCAAGGCCGCGCCAGCCTTCACGCTGCCGCTGCTGGAGCCGGAAGGCCGCACGCTGGCGTCCGCCGACATGCGCGGCAAGGTGTGGCTGCTGAACGTGTGGGCGTCGTGGTGCGCGGCCTGCCGCACCGAGCACCCGGTGCTGGTCGACTTCGCCGCGCGCGCGCCGGTGCCGCTGTACGGCCTGAACTACAAGGACGAGGCCGGCGCCGCGCGCGACTGGCTGCAGCGGCTGGGCAATCCCTATACAGCATCGCTGGTCGATGCCGACGGGCGCGTGGGCATCGACTACGGCGTCTATGGCGTGCCCGAAACCTTTGTCATCGACCAGCAGGGCGTGGTGCGCTACCGCCAGGTCGGCCCGGTCACGCGCGAGGTGCTGGAGCAGAAGCTGATCCCGCTGATCGAGCGCCTGCAGCGGCAGAGAAGCGGCCATGCGTAG
- a CDS encoding heme lyase CcmF/NrfE family subunit, whose product MIAELGHFALIVALLVALVQAVVPLAGAARGRLAWMAVARPAARVQCALVAASFAALTWSFVANDFSVRYVAANANSALPLAYRMAAVWGGHEGSMLLWTLMLALWSLAVAHYSRQLPLAAVARVLGVMGAISAGFLLFLLFASNPFVRLLPPAMAGRDLNPLLQDPGMVFHPPLLYMGYVGFSVTFAFAVAALLAGRVDAAWARWSRPWTTVAWAFLTLGIMLGSAWAYYELGWGGWWFWDPVENASFMPWLAGTALMHSLAVTEKRGAFRAWTVLLAIFTFSLSLLGTFLVRSGVLTSVHAFAVDPKRGVFILALLGLVTGIALALYAWRAPRLSRRVEFAAISRESLLLANNVLLAVAAATVLLGTLYPLLVDVLGLGKISVGPAYFEQVFVPLMAPAVLLMGAAPLARWRHGGLPDMARRLRWAGIASVAIGLGLLLVLRNASAMTGLGLLLAAWCVLSAVASLAARLRHQQGRRLVALRQLAPSYWGMLLAHAGVGIFIAGVTLVTGQESLRELPMRAGDTVSVGGYDFRFAGVRQAAGPNYDALRGTLTASRDGKRVAVLHPERRIYRSQDMPTTEAAIDSGLTRDLYVALGENVANGVDGSAWAVRIHVKPFVDWIWAGCVLMALGGLLAACDKRYRLRRLAAAEAAPAPANAPAAPALASTREETPA is encoded by the coding sequence ATGATTGCCGAGCTGGGACATTTCGCGCTGATCGTCGCGTTGCTGGTCGCGCTGGTGCAGGCAGTGGTGCCGCTTGCCGGCGCGGCGCGCGGCAGGCTGGCGTGGATGGCAGTGGCACGGCCGGCGGCGCGCGTGCAATGCGCGCTGGTTGCAGCGTCGTTCGCGGCGCTGACATGGAGCTTCGTCGCCAACGACTTCAGCGTGCGCTATGTCGCCGCCAACGCCAACAGCGCGCTGCCGCTGGCCTACCGCATGGCAGCGGTATGGGGCGGGCATGAAGGCTCGATGCTGCTGTGGACGCTGATGCTGGCGCTGTGGTCGCTGGCGGTGGCGCACTACAGCCGCCAGCTGCCGCTGGCCGCGGTGGCTCGCGTGCTGGGCGTGATGGGCGCGATCAGCGCGGGCTTCCTGCTGTTCCTGCTGTTTGCCTCCAACCCCTTCGTGCGGCTGCTGCCGCCGGCAATGGCCGGGCGCGACCTCAATCCGCTGCTGCAGGACCCGGGCATGGTATTCCACCCGCCGCTGCTCTACATGGGCTATGTCGGCTTCTCGGTGACCTTTGCCTTTGCCGTGGCGGCGCTGCTGGCCGGGCGCGTCGATGCCGCCTGGGCGCGCTGGTCGCGGCCGTGGACCACGGTGGCGTGGGCGTTCCTGACGCTGGGCATCATGCTGGGCAGCGCGTGGGCGTACTACGAACTGGGCTGGGGCGGCTGGTGGTTCTGGGACCCGGTCGAGAACGCCTCGTTCATGCCGTGGCTGGCCGGCACCGCGCTGATGCATTCGCTGGCGGTCACGGAGAAACGCGGGGCGTTCCGCGCGTGGACCGTGCTGCTCGCCATCTTCACGTTCTCGCTGAGCCTGCTCGGTACCTTCCTGGTCCGCTCCGGCGTGCTGACCTCGGTCCACGCGTTCGCGGTCGATCCGAAGCGCGGCGTCTTCATCCTGGCCCTGCTCGGCCTCGTCACCGGCATCGCGCTGGCGCTGTACGCATGGCGCGCGCCGCGCTTGTCGCGGCGTGTCGAGTTTGCCGCGATCTCGCGTGAATCGCTGCTGCTGGCCAATAACGTGCTGCTGGCGGTGGCGGCGGCAACGGTGCTGCTCGGCACGCTCTACCCGCTGCTGGTCGATGTGCTGGGGCTGGGCAAGATCTCGGTCGGCCCCGCTTACTTCGAGCAGGTGTTCGTGCCGCTGATGGCACCCGCGGTGCTGCTGATGGGCGCGGCGCCGCTGGCGCGCTGGCGCCATGGTGGCCTGCCCGACATGGCGCGGCGGCTGCGCTGGGCCGGCATCGCCAGCGTGGCCATCGGCCTGGGGCTGTTGCTGGTGCTTCGCAACGCCTCCGCCATGACCGGGCTGGGGCTGCTGCTGGCGGCGTGGTGCGTGCTGAGCGCGGTGGCGAGCCTGGCGGCACGGCTGCGCCACCAGCAGGGACGCCGGCTCGTTGCGCTGCGCCAGCTCGCGCCCAGCTACTGGGGCATGCTGCTCGCGCACGCCGGCGTCGGCATCTTCATCGCAGGCGTGACGCTGGTCACCGGGCAGGAAAGCCTGCGCGAACTGCCGATGCGCGCGGGCGATACCGTCAGCGTCGGCGGCTACGACTTCCGCTTCGCCGGCGTGAGGCAGGCCGCCGGCCCCAACTACGACGCGCTGCGCGGCACGCTGACCGCATCGCGCGACGGCAAGCGCGTGGCGGTGCTCCATCCCGAACGGCGCATCTACCGCAGCCAGGACATGCCAACCACCGAAGCCGCGATCGACAGCGGCCTGACGCGCGACCTGTACGTGGCGCTGGGCGAGAACGTGGCCAACGGCGTCGACGGCAGCGCCTGGGCCGTGCGCATCCACGTCAAGCCCTTTGTCGACTGGATCTGGGCTGGCTGCGTGCTGATGGCGCTGGGTGGCCTGCTGGCGGCGTGTGACAAGCGCTACCGGCTGCGCCGCCTCGCCGCGGCCGAAGCCGCTCCTGCGCCTGCGAATGCCCCTGCCGCGCCCGCACTGGCCTCCACGCGCGAGGAGACGCCGGCATGA